From one Henningerozyma blattae CBS 6284 chromosome 1, complete genome genomic stretch:
- the RIM4 gene encoding Rim4p (similar to Saccharomyces cerevisiae RIM4 (YHL024W); ancestral locus Anc_4.33), translated as MAAKKLYYTNNNIHLKNQWSNKKPKGTVSSNTDGNNCYNSNEKENKIDLDAEYDENYTVGPSLLSQKYSTENKNKGKIVTPMLDIPQKFEFQESSNRSMEFEDENLDGVPPNFVVSEAESQSGSESESESEPGLSSEEEDTCSGEEKLNSKDKVGNNSNSEETETETVESTKQNSLRNQPSSCVFVASLAATLTDEELSNSVTNHFAKYGDLKMVKVLRDGKNRPYAFVQYTNDSDATRALKEAHGSKLDGRELRCERARVNRTLHISSKIQLNDEFIKTMCMEFGQLEQVIKGQNNNPYIRRNNYLSNMINSWFVRFVYRDDAIRAFANIRSNPNLIVNWVQNVDIKVGENLLNNDEIQDSPNTKKSDSNSSTLVPNSISPSSISRRHSWLDDCGKYSNRFNPNWSISNSLSNNPIKVEELAIDKKSIFVGQLSNDATEENLKERFSTHGEITNFTLIRKPTNIFAFIEFKTEASAASAFEKENHAIFLNKTMHVQYKEISRSRRSFSNSNNKNFPANDYKKMSAPQINLAPPPINVYRRHSIDPTPIVPHYMANSLPRIPSFGVNPYLPYNNYSTRRKSMPDWSTVRSFKSDLDSNTTANTISDNNNNSNMNADSSSEISTTSASKSTTGAMYDNSFSGNTNSNTTTSNSGINGENYRKNFNYKRNNNYKYSINDPNRSYYYSQYYFQPMNYPMNPMGGNFMPNNNSPTHPYMMFCPMPPPTGVDPSMFVPRMNNSNPMMPANMAPSNDPMGMHSSEDNPGNIDMIPTGDMITEESPIQNLDY; from the coding sequence atggctgctaaaaaattatattacacgaataataatatccaTTTGAAAAACCAATGGTCAAATAAGAAGCCTAAAGGTACCGTATCTTCTAATACCGATGGCAATAATTGTTATAATTCCAATGAgaaggaaaataaaatcgaTTTAGATGCAGAATatgatgaaaattataCTGTAGGTCCAAGTTTATTATCCCAAAAATACTCaactgaaaataaaaataaggGAAAGATTGTCACGCCAATGCTTGACATTCCTCAGAAATTTGAATTCCAAGAATCTTCAAATAGAAGCATGgaatttgaagatgaaaacTTGGATGGTGTTCCACCAAATTTTGTAGTTTCTGAAGCAGAATCACAATCTGGATCTGAATCTGAATCTGAATCTGAGCCTGGGCTTTcttctgaagaagaagatacATGTTCTGGAGAAGAGAAATTAAATAGTAAAGATAAAGTAggaaataattcaaattcagaAGAAACTGAAACTGAAACCGTGGAATCCACTAAACAAAATTCGTTACGTAATCAACCTTCTTCATGTGTATTTGTAGCAAGTTTGGCTGCTACTCTGactgatgaagaattatctaattcagTGACAAACCATTTTGCCAAATATGGTGATCTAAAGATGGTTAAAGTTTTGCGTGATGGGAAAAATAGACCCTATGCATTTGTTCAATATACAAATGATTCTGATGCAACAAGAGCATTAAAGGAAGCTCATGGATCCAAATTAGACGGTAGAGAATTACGTTGTGAAAGGGCAAGAGTTAATAGAACTTTACATATTAGTTCTAAAATTCAACttaatgatgaatttattaaaacgATGTGTATGGAATTTGGTCAATTAGAACAAGTTATTAAAggtcaaaataataatcctTATATTAGAaggaataattatttatcaaatatgaTTAACTCTTGGTTTGTTAGATTTGTTTACCGTGATGATGCGATCAGAGCTTTTGCAAATATTAGAAGTAatccaaatttaattgttaaTTGGGTTCAAAATGTTGATATAAAAGTTGgtgaaaatttattaaataatgatgaaatcCAAGATAGTCCTAATACCAAAAAATCagattctaattcatctaCCTTAGTTCCTAATAGCATATCACCATCATCAATTTCTAGAAGGCATTCATGGTTGGATGATTGTggtaaatattcaaatagaTTTAATCCAAACTGGTCAATTAGTAATTCATTAAGTAATAATCCTATCAAGGTGGAAGAATTAGCcattgataaaaaatcaatatttgttGGTCAATTATCAAATGATGCAAcagaagaaaatttaaaagaaagattTTCAACACATGGTGAAATTACTAATTTTACATTAATTAGAAAGCccacaaatatttttgcatttattgaatttaaaactgAAGCATCAGCTGCTTCtgcatttgaaaaagaaaatcatgctattttcttaaataaaacaatgCATGTTcaatataaagaaattagtAGATCAAGAAGAAGTTTTTccaatagtaataataaaaatttcccagcaaatgattataaaaaaatgtcagCACCACAAATTAATTTAGCACCTCCACCAATTAACGTTTATAGAAGACACTCCATAGATCCAACCCCAATTGTTCCGCATTATATGGCAAATTCTTTACCAAGAATTCCTTCATTTGGAGTCAATCCTTATCTACCATACAATAATTATTCTACAAGAAGGAAATCAATGCCAGATTGGTCAACTGTAAGAAGTTTCAAATCTGATCTAGATTCAAATACTACAGCAAACACCATCTCagacaataataataattcaaatatgaaCGCAGATTCTAGTTCAGAAATTTCTACTACATCAGCAAGTAAGAGTACTACAGGGGCTATGTatgataattcattttctgGAAATACCAATTCCAATACTACAACAAGTAATTCTGGTATTAATGGtgaaaattatagaaaaaatttcaattataaaagaaataataattataaatattcgATAAATGATCCAAATAgatcttattattattctcaaTACTATTTTCAACCAATGAATTATCCAATGAATCCAATGGGTGGTAATTTTATGCCAAACAATAACTCGCCAACCCATCCTTATATGATGTTCTGTCCAATGCCTCCACCAACAGGGGTAGATCCATCAATGTTTGTACCAAGAATGAATAATTCAAACCCAATGATGCCTGCAAATATGGCTCCCAGCAATGATCCAATGGGAATGCATTCATCGGAGGATAATCCTGGAAATATTGATATGATACCAACGGGAGATATGATAACGGAAGAGTCGCCAATACAAAATCtagattattaa
- the EMC3 gene encoding ER membrane complex subunit EMC3 (similar to Saccharomyces cerevisiae YKL207W; ancestral locus Anc_1.524) has product MVMDGLLFTVGTSGAVAELVLDPQLKYWVLLPISIVMVLVGILRTYIMTLIGPKVQGQPRVKITENNYISKAQGLLGNGSNLHSESFEIRQMYLSQVLGEGKYVAVSNKKPGEVANPFTDPNASESMMNMAKGNMANFIPQTIIMWWVNHFFAGFVLMKLPFPLTIRFKDMLQAGISTADLDVRWVSSISWYFISVLGLNPLYNLILGDSVDMSSMMDTAAQNPMGGMMGPGQPQPEAVMKGLSNDLIMTRHESCFEHIEERILKKYGRK; this is encoded by the coding sequence ATGGTAATGGATGGGTTATTATTTACTGTTGGCACGTCTGGCGCTGTAGCAGAATTAGTATTAGATCCTCAATTAAAGTACTGGGTATTATTACCAATCTCTATAGTTATGGTTTTAGTTGGTATTTTACGTACTTATATCATGACTTTAATCGGTCCAAAAGTTCAAGGTCAACCAAGAGTTAAAATaactgaaaataattatatcaGTAAGGCACAAGGTTTATTAGGTAATGGTAGTAATTTACACAGTgaatcatttgaaattagACAAATGTATTTGTCCCAAGTTCTAGGTGAAGGTAAATATGTTGCTGttagtaataaaaaaccTGGTGAAGTAGCCAACCCATTTACTGATCCAAATGCTTCAGAATCAATGATGAATATGGCCAAGGGAAATATGGCAAATTTTATCCCACAAACCATAATCATGTGGTGGGTTAACCATTTTTTTGCAGGCTTTGTTTTGATGAAATTGCCATTCCCATTAACAATTAGATTCAAAGATATGTTACAAGCTGGTATTAGCACTGCTGATTTAGATGTCAGATGGGTTAGTAGTATTTCATGGTATTTCATTTCAGTATTAGGTTTAAATCCATTATACAATTTAATTCTTGGTGATTCTGTTGATATGAGTAGTATGATGGATACAGCTGCTCAAAATCCAATGGGTGGTATGATGGGCCCTGGTCAACCACAACCAGAAGCAGTCATGAAGGGATTATCCAATGATTTAATCATGACTCGTCATGAAAGTTGTTTCGAACACATTGAAGaaagaattttaaagaagtatggtagaaaataa
- the NPA3 gene encoding GTPase NPA3 (similar to Saccharomyces cerevisiae NPA3 (YJR072C); ancestral locus Anc_1.523) gives MALKTVICIGMAGSGKTTFMQRLNSHIRSNKKKTPYVINLDPAVLKIPYGANIDIRDSIKYKKVMENYELGPNGAIVTSLNLFSTKIDQVIKLVENKKDKYDHCIIDTPGQIECFVWSASGSIITESFASTFPTVVAYIVDTPRNSNPTTFMSNMLYACSILYKTKLPMVVVFNKTDVKNADFAKEWMTDFESFQQAIQEDQNGDEFGMGSGYMGSLINSMSLMLEEFYSQLDICGVSSYTGRGFDEFLDIVDKKVLEYEDFYKTERERILKEKEEKEKERKEKSLNGLMKDLKIDNNRTGTKEDNEEAEVVSDIEEGDYDGLVDRDEDEGIEREYTFAAEDRLSGEINDGTADLQKRYQQAFEKTGKKASSETAENIAKYIRN, from the coding sequence atggcCTTGAAAACAGTTATCTGCATTGGTATGGCTGGTTCTGGTAAAACCACATTTATGCAAAGATTAAATTCCCATATCCGTagcaacaaaaaaaagaccCCATATGTTATAAATCTAGATCCAGCAGTATTAAAGATTCCATATGGTgctaatattgatattcgTGATTccattaaatataaaaaagtGATGGAAAATTACGAATTAGGACCAAATGGTGCTATTGTTacttcattaaatttattcagTACAAAGATTGATCAAGTAATTAAATTggtagaaaataaaaaagataaatatgATCATTGTATTATTGATACACCAGGCCAAATTGAATGTTTTGTTTGGAGTGCTAGTGGTTCTATCATAACAGAATCATTTGCTTCTACTTTTCCCACTGTCGTTGCATATATTGTTGATACTCCACGTAATAGTAACCCGACTACTTTTATGAGTAATATGTTATATGCTTGttcaattttatataagACTAAATTGCCAATGGTTGTTGTATTCAATAAGACTGATGTCAAGAATGCTGATTTTGCTAAAGAATGGATGACCGATTTTGAAAGTTTCCAACAAGCAATTCAAGAAGATCAAAATGGTGATGAGTTTGGTATGGGTAGTGGTTATATGGgttcattaattaattctatgAGTTTAATGTTGGAAGAATTTTATTCTCAATTAGACATATGTGGCGTCTCCAGTTATACTGGTCGAGGttttgatgaatttttagACATTGTTGATAAGAAGGTTTTAGAATATGAAGATTTCTATAAGACTGAAAGAGAAAGaatattgaaagaaaaggaagagaaagagaaagaaagaaaagaaaaatcattaaatggATTAATGAAGGATTTAAAGatagataataatagaacTGGCACTAAAGAAGATAACGAAGAGGCAGAAGTTGTAAGTGATATTGAAGAAGGTGATTATGACGGATTAGTGGATcgtgatgaagatgaaggtATTGAGAGAGAATATACATTTGCTGCTGAAGATAGATTGAGTGGTGAAATAAATGACGGAACAGCTGATTTACAAAAGAGATACCAACAAGCATTCGAAAAGACAGGTAAAAAAGCTAGTAGTGAAACAGCAGAAAATATTGctaaatatattagaaacTAG
- the ADD66 gene encoding Add66p (similar to Saccharomyces cerevisiae ADD66 (YKL206C); ancestral locus Anc_1.522): MPSLILPLVSTANVPQLTVDLLLHSTTENDIHAFKHIKSYSPETLLSFLGPVDKLPIEKNSSSSIYPNNQSYSTSFELFYNQSTDTYLIQQRTPIITGYLNTFINKTIVPIVNQYQIDNVILLDSHSPRDENYLINNDNADATIKIFSYGTCELPNLSEEILRELNNLSLSISSQETNELIESKIFQMTKQSLLKDLSTCQDAWKYSIDLIRSPLSESLKSINYFAMFVNEGDNSMDAKLFINYLKENLSTELKNSIKFNTPISWEGLYGKEMPDSFDQGIYI; encoded by the coding sequence atgccTAGTTTAATTTTGCCACTCGTTTCAACCGCTAATGTCCCTCAACTAACTGTTGATCTATTATTACATTCAACAACTGAAAATGATATCCATGCATTCAAACATATTAAATCATATTCTCCAGaaacattattatcatttttaggCCCAGTAGATAAATTgccaattgaaaaaaattcaagcTCATCAATTTATCCTAATAATCAATCTTATTCAActtcatttgaattattctATAATCAATCAACAGATACTTATCTTATACAACAACGTACACCCATAATTACTGgttatttaaatacttttattaataaaactattGTTCCAATTGTTAATCAATATCAAATCGATAATGTTATACTATTAGATTCTCATTCTCCAAGAGAtgagaattatttaatcaataatgataatgcaGATGCCAccataaaaatattttcttatgGAACATGTGAATTACCAAATCTCTCTGAAGAAATTTTAAGAGAATTAAATAACTTGTCGTTATCAATTAGTTCACAGGAAactaatgaattaattgaatcaaaaattttccaaatgaCAAAacaatcattattaaaagatctTTCAACTTGCCAGGATGCTTGGAAgtattcaattgatttaattagGTCACCTCTATCGGAGTCATTAAAATCCATCAATTATTTCGCAATGTTTGTCAATGAAGGTGATAATTCTATGGAtgcaaaattatttatcaactatttaaaagaaaatctaTCAactgaattaaaaaattccatAAAATTCAATACTCCAATATCCTGGGAAGGTCTTTATGGTAAAGAAATGCCAGATTCTTTTGACCAAGGGATCTacatttaa
- the LSM5 gene encoding RNA-binding protein LSM5 (similar to Saccharomyces cerevisiae LSM5 (YER146W); ancestral locus Anc_8.192) codes for MDSRIDTLSVSSNTTASLPDILPLEIIDKAINQQVWILLQSQREFIGKLIGVDDFVNVIIEDVTEYIEDGESRVMEHHGRMLLSGNSIAIIIPGGRP; via the coding sequence ATGGATAGTCGTATTGATACATTGAGTGTGAGTAGCAACACCACTGCATCCTTACCAGATATATTACCCTTGGAGATTATTGATAAAGCAATCAATCAACAAGTATGGATACTTTTACAATCTCAACGAGAATTTATTGGTAAATTAATTGGGGTGGATGATTTTGTCAATGTTATAATTGAAGATGTTACAGAATATATTGAAGATGGAGAAAGTCGAGTCATGGAACATCATGGACGGATGTTGTTGAGTGGGAATAGTATTGCTATAATTATTCCTGGAGGCAGACCTTAG
- the PEA2 gene encoding Pea2p (similar to Saccharomyces cerevisiae PEA2 (YER149C); ancestral locus Anc_8.198), producing the protein MQKQKQKQKQKQKQMQVQVQVQVQVQKQTQSPSLHDPSMSLDLLQRANPGLFKNINIDISPSDFPPSQSQLQSQQLNNLDYWDPIRYAANNFSPSSNNPLPHNNPLPHNNPLPHNNPPAPNFSSPVDLQKKLTSEENLYFLQKSLRSNTNIDQQLLQTFVSEHLQLLDNLYTFPPYDSNVLNSKLQPIIKYIVSNFIKNNINFLPQNINSNLNDPLDFLKDCIDILLSNRSTSHSNPTLSLSKSTSNEIDDTETALKDLQLAHDFLTEKFKFERINYNKDIQRLQSANRELQEKLLIYHSELTVTKQQMQSSSSPNDTSSIDKTISIIRNEFKKILVETQKQYESDLNYERNSKLKLQNEILYLKNNS; encoded by the coding sequence AtgcaaaagcaaaagcaaaagcaaaagcaaaagcaaaagcaaatgCAAGTGCAAGTGCAAGTGCAAGTGCAAGTGCAAAAGCAAACGCAAAGCCCATCCCTCCACGACCCCTCGATGTCTCTCGATCTATTACAAAGGGCAAACCCAGGcttgtttaaaaatatcaacatAGACATCTCACCCTCCGATTTCCCTCCATCTCAATCTCAACTTCAATCACAACAATTAAACAACTTGGATTATTGGGATCCAATTCGATATGCTGCCAACAACTTCTCACCATCCTCCAACAACCCCCTACCCCACAACAACCCCCTACCCCACAACAACCCCCTACCCCACAACAACCCACCAGCCCCCAACTTCTCATCACCCGTCGATTTgcagaaaaaattaacctCAGAAGAAAATCTATACTTTTTACAAAAATCTTTAAgatcaaatacaaatatcgATCAACAACTGTTACAAACTTTTGTATCAGAacatttacaattattagataatctCTACACTTTCCCACCTTACGATTCAAACGTTTTGAATTCCAAATTACAACCCATCATAAAATATATCGTCTccaatttcattaaaaataatatcaatttcttacctcaaaatataaattcaaatctaAATGATCCTctagattttttaaaagattgtATAGACATTTTACTTTCAAACCGATCCACTTCCCATTCAAATCCTACACTCTCACTTTCGAAATCCACTTCCAATGAAATAGATGACACTGAAACGGCTTTGAAAGATTTACAATTGGCTCATGATTTCCTTACTgagaaattcaaattcgaaagaataaattataataaagatattcaaAGATTACAATCCGCAAATAGAgaattacaagaaaaattgttGATATATCATAGTGAATTGACTGTCACAAAACAACAGATGCAAAGTTCTTCTTCTCCCAATGATACTTCATCCATCGACAAGACAATCTCCATCATTCGTAAtgaattcaaaaaaattcttgtaGAGACTCAAAAACAATACGAATCAGATTTGAATTAtgaaagaaattcaaaattgaaattacaaAACGAAATCttgtatttaaagaataacTCGTGA
- the PPH3 gene encoding phosphoprotein phosphatase PP4 catalytic subunit PPH3 (similar to Saccharomyces cerevisiae PPH3 (YDR075W); ancestral locus Anc_8.199), which translates to MLDRVFQQIKAGAHIEEEAVYEVCLRAQELLVTEANIGVVDTPVIICGDLHGQLHDLWTLFENNGDVSDNRYLFLGDFVDRGFYSLESFLLLLLCKLRYPDRVTLLRGNHESRQITRVYGFYDEVLRKYGNSSVWRACCEVFDYLALGAVVDGRIFCVHGGLSPEICELDRARAIDRKQEVPHEGAMCDLLWSDPEQVRGWAVSPRGAGYLFGRSQVSAFLHTNGLDQVARAHQLVMEGYREMFGGRLVTVWSAPNYCYRCGNVAAVMRVPEAGEAEYRVFESAGGPAGGLPVRGGRDYFL; encoded by the coding sequence ATGCTGGATAGAGTGTTTCAACAGATCAAAGCCGGAGCACACatagaagaagaagcaGTTTACGAAGTATGTCTACGGGCCCAAGAATTGCTAGTGACTGAAGCAAATATTGGGGTGGTCGATACGCCAGTGATCATCTGCGGGGACCTCCACGGCCAATTGCACGATCTTTGGACGTTGTTTGAGAACAACGGTGATGTGAGTGACAACCGGTACTTGTTCTTGGGCGATTTCGTGGACCGAGGGTTTTATTCGTTGGAAAGTTTtctgttgctgttgttgtgCAAGTTGCGGTATCCGGATCGAGTAACGCTATTGCGCGGTAACCATGAAAGCCGCCAAATCACTCGAGTGTATGGGTTTTACGATGAGGTGTTACGCAAGTATGGGAACAGCAGCGTATGGAGGGCCTGTTGTGAAGTGTTTGATTATTTGGCACTGGGCGCTGTGGTGGACGGGAGGATATTTTGTGTGCATGGAGGGTTATCGCCGGAGATTTGTGAACTGGATCGAGCTCGTGCCATCGATCGTAAGCAAGAGGTGCCCCACGAGGGTGCGATGTGTGATTTATTGTGGAGTGATCCAGAACAGGTCCGTGGATGGGCTGTGTCACCAAGAGGAGCCGGGTATCTGTTTGGTCGGTCACAAGTGAGTGCATTTTTGCATACGAATGGATTGGACCAAGTAGCAAGAGCCCATCAGTTGGTGATGGAAGGGTATCGAGAGATGTTTGGTGGGCGGCTAGTGACGGTGTGGTCTGCACCAAACTACTGTTACCGCTGTGGCAATGTTGCTGCGGTGATGCGAGTGCCAGAAGCAGGTGAGGCAGAGTATCGAGTGTTTGAGAGTGCAGGTGGACCAGCAGGAGGGTTGCCAGTGAGAGGAGGACGGGACTACTTTTTGTGA
- the TBLA0A08630 gene encoding uncharacterized protein (similar to Saccharomyces cerevisiae SED1 (YDR077W) and SPI1 (YER150W); ancestral locus Anc_8.201) gives MPLCCVGIEYRMVFPTAIYKHRFTCHNRIDCLFCMSKINISLTHPPSLTPPSHTMKFSAAALISTLAVAASAQDDNSTEVYSLASNETEFLNLTDFDAPLNITFNDNTTYVNGTNISTLVFNETTGNITNITLSSFNGSEITGTLTNLTGGALGFNCSYVNGTLILKETLTKLVTVPTEDTTFVTNGATYSATANQSLTITDCPCVATRVYVRGNITEQFSANDTRFTVPVNGTYFPEDEDKKKKKSNAGGKLVPAFGLAQLVMMML, from the coding sequence ATGCCCCTTTGTTGTGTGGGCATCGAGTATCGGATGGTCTTCCCGACAGCCATATATAAACATCGATTTACCTGCCATAATCGAATCGATTGTCTGTTCTGTATGTCCAAGATCAACATCTCCCTCACACACCCTCCCTCACTCACCCCCCCATCTCACACTATGAAATTCTCTGCTGCTGCTTTGATCTCCACTTTGGCCGTCGCCGCCTCTGCCCAAGATGATAACTCCACCGAAGTCTATTCTTTGGCCAGTAACGAAACCGAGTTTTTGAACTTGACTGATTTCGATGCTCCTTTGAACATCACTTTTAACGACAACACCACCTATGTCAACGGTACCAACATATCCACTTTGGTGTTCAACGAAACCACCGGTAACATCACAAACATCACTTTGTCCAGCTTCAACGGTTCCGAAATCACCGGCACTTTGACCAACTTGACTGGCGGTGCTCTAGGTTTCAACTGTTCCTACGTCAACGGTACTTTGATCTTGAAGGAGACTTTGACCAAGTTGGTCACTGTCCCAACCGAAGACACCACTTTTGTCACCAACGGTGCCACCTACTCTGCCACTGCCAACCAGTCCTTGACCATTACCGATTGTCCATGTGTCGCCACAAGAGTCTACGTCAGAGGTAACATCACCGAACAATTCTCTGCCAACGACACCCGTTTCACTGTTCCAGTAAACGGTACTTACTTCCCAGAAGACGAAgacaagaagaagaagaagtcCAACGCCGGTGGTAAGCTAGTCCCAGCCTTTGGTTTGGCCCAACTGGTCATGATGATGTTGTAG
- the HAM1 gene encoding nucleoside triphosphate pyrophosphohydrolase HAM1 (similar to Saccharomyces cerevisiae HAM1 (YJR069C); ancestral locus Anc_1.520): MNEPIIFVTGNLNKLKEVNSILGGSYNITNEALDLDELQETDLETIALHKLEQAKKLVGSGKRVFVEDTALIFDEFNGLPGAYVKWFVKSLGLAKMVRLLDPFSNKGASAVTTIAYYDGDKNVVFQGKTQGVIVESRGPTDFGWDSIFEPVEGDGETYAEMSKEKKNGLSHRGRAFGQMREYLGGPEGARACK, from the coding sequence ATGAATGAACCTATTATCTTTGTTACTGGTAATTTGAACAAGTTGAAAGAAGTGAATAGTATTCTTGGCGGGAGCTACAACATCACCAATGAAGCGTTAGATTTGGACGAATTGCAAGAAACCGATCTTGAGACGATTGCGTTGCACAAGTTGGAACAAGCCAAGAAGTTAGTAGGTAGTGGCAAGCGTGTGTTTGTAGAAGACACAGCGTTGATTTTTGATGAGTTTAACGGTTTACCGGGAGCATATGTGAAATGGTTTGTCAAGAGTCTTGGATTAGCAAAGATGGTTAGGTTGTTGGACCCTTTTAGTAATAAGGGGGCCAGTGCGGTGACTACGATCGCTTATTACGATGGTGACAAGAATGTAGTATTCCAAGGAAAGACACAAGGTGTTATTGTGGAAAGCCGTGGTCCGACCGATTTCGGATGGGATTCGATCTTCGAGCCGGTGGAAGGCGATGGCGAGACGTATGCGGAAATGAgcaaagaaaagaaaaacgGGCTGTCGCACCGTGGCAGGGCGTTTGGACAGATGCGGGAATATCTAGGGGGCCCTGAAGGTGCAAGGGCGTGCAAATAG
- the FMP16 gene encoding Fmp16p (similar to Saccharomyces cerevisiae YDR070C; ancestral locus Anc_8.189) yields MFRRNIYTTAKLFQAQLKKHLSQTERQDQSLFKRNKKLLEDMEFHSHKKRFTKKAGMRPSMEELKKMGDDARIEQNRPDDGVY; encoded by the coding sequence ATGTTCCGCAGAAATATTTACACCACTGCAAAACTCTTCCAAgcacaattgaaaaaacaTCTCTCCCAAACGGAAAGACAAGACCAATctcttttcaaaagaaataaaaaattattagaagatatGGAATTCCATTCTCACAAGAAAAGATTCACCAAAAAAGCTGGAATGAGACCTTCCATggaagaattgaaaaaaatgggCGATGATGCAAGAATAGAGCAGAATAGACCAGATGACGGTGTTTACTAG
- the OCA6 gene encoding protein-tyrosine-phosphatase (similar to Saccharomyces cerevisiae YDR067C; ancestral locus Anc_8.186): protein MSIVTPLLFATVQPNLYRGSYPHSINFDFLKSLNLKCIISLLPNPITEDFDYELFHFAKQNNIQLIHFYVNVKLPNTIKDRLYTPSIQTTTTNDDLTMTDSSLILKKQKDKEKKKKVKRKLAQVPLDYTTINQIITFLCNKKNYPIYLHCTNGELICSLVVACLRKFTYWSNVSILNEFLIYNSSINIYERSFIENFDTNPNSVIDWNKFNIQDKIDWLNKQYLKRDI from the coding sequence ATGTCTATTGTAACCCCTTTGTTATTCGCCACAGTACAACCAAATCTATATAGAGGTTCCTACCCACATTCTATAAATTTCGATTTTTTGAAATccttaaatttaaaatgtaTCATCTCTTTATTACCCAATCCAATCACCGAGGATTTCGATTATGAATTATTCCATTTTGccaaacaaaataatattcaattaatacATTTCTATGTCAATGTCAAATTACCAAATACAATCAAAGATAGACTCTACACACCTTCCATACAAACCACCACTAcaaatgatgatttaaCAATGACTGATTCATCTTTGATTcttaaaaaacaaaaagataaagaaaaaaagaaaaaagtgaaaagaaaattagcTCAAGTCCCCTTGGATTACACCACAATCAATCAAATCATCACTTTTTTATGtaacaagaaaaattaccCAATCTACCTACATTGTACCAATGGTGAATTGATTTGTTCCTTAGTGGTCGCTTGTCTAAGGAAATTCACCTATTGGAGTAACGTCTCtatattaaatgaattctTGATTTATAATTCAAGTATCAATATTTATGAACGGagttttattgaaaatttcgATACAAATCCAAATTCTGTTATTGATtggaataaatttaatatacaagataaaatagattggttaaataaacaatatttgaaaagagATATATGA